TTTTCAACAAGATGTAGAAGCAATGCTCGGAAAAGAACGAGTTGAGGTAGTGACAGCTAAACCCTATCAAGAATATATGAGTCTCATGGAAGAAGGAAAAATTTCTATCGAAGCTTATCACTTTGGTGGCTCAAATACGGTTGCGGATAGTTTATATCTACGCAAACCAACCGTAACTTGGTCGGGGAAAAAGTGGTATAATCGAATTGGGGCGCAAATGTTACGCGCTGTTGGCTTAGAAGAGTTAATTGCTAATAGTAGAAAAGAATATATTTACCTAATTTTAAAATTAATTCATGACGATCGCTATCGAATTAAAATTCAAAAAAAGTTGCAACAGGTAGATTTGAGTAAGACCGTTTTTAGTTCAGAAAAAAAGCATTACTTTAAAAAAGCAATTAATTTTTTAGTCGCGAATCACCAGCAGCTACAAGAGGAAAAATCAAGAGAAGCGATTATCATAAATTAAGGACAAAAGTTGCTGACAAGTTCTCTCCTAAGTTACAATTTGTAGCAAAGATAATGGGATTTTACATGACTAACCGAAAACTTGTCTCAATCGAGCAAGGAATGGAAATTTTAAATCAGGTTGCAAGTTCGTTTAATATAGTAACAATTAGTCGGATTAAAGGATTTTTTAGTGGCGAAATTCTCAGACAAGCTCTCGATCTTCTACAAAGTCGCCACGAAAGGCTTAATTATCATATTGTTGGCTCCTCAGATAATCTTTCTTTTGAAAAAGAAGGAACGCAAACAATTCCTTTGCGAGTGGTAGAAAAATTACACGAAAGAGATTGGCAAGAAATAGTTTATAGCGAACAAAATGAGAAAATAGCTAGTAGTCAATGTTTAATGCGAGTAGTATTAGTTTTAGATCGTGAAGAAAAGGAAATCAGTCATTTAATTACTACGATACATCACGCGATCGCCGACGGATTCTCGAACATTTACTTACATCAAGAAATCCTGACATACTGTGATAAAATTAGTTGTGGTGAAGAAATTCTTTCTGTTTCTCGTTTACCCGCACTACCACCAGTCACAGAATTAATCGCCAAATCATCAGAATTACCAGATAAACTCAGATCGCTGTTATTAATTTTACAATTGCAATGGAAACGAATTTGGTATCGTCCCCAAAGTCTAGAAATTGAAAAGTCTGTTGCTTTTGAGTCACGTCGTAGCCAAGTAATTTTTGCCGAATTAGACGCCCAAATAACCGAAAAATTAGTAGCAATTTGTCGAAAAGAAAAAACCAGCGTACAAGGTGCATTATGTGCGGCGATGCTGTTAGCAGTAGCCAGAAAAATTAACATCAAAAATAAGTCAAGCGCCTATTTTACTTGTCAGTCATACGTGGATTTACGCGATCGCTTGCAACCTCCACTGAGTAAAGAACATTTAGCAGCGTTAATTGCACCAGCAACCACCTTTCACTTACTCAAACCAGAGACATCATTTTGGCACTTAGCGCGGGAAGTAAAAGAAAACCTAGAAAAACAGATTCAACGAGGCGATATCTTCTTAATTATGCCAGTCTTGAGGCAAATGGTCGAGTTTTTTCTTGCTCATCCTCAAGAAGTCCCCGTCAGCATTGGAGTTTCCAACCTCGGCAGATTAAATATTAGCCAAAACTACCGACTATTTGAGTTAGAAGCAATTCGTTTTCTACCAGCCCAAGCAGCCTATAGCGGAATTTTCACCGCTACTGTCAACACCTTTGCAGGTAAAATGCTCTTAAATTTTCCTTATTCCGAACCTTCCCTAAGTCACGAGACGATGGAAACTATCGTCAATAGTACCCTGTCTATTTTAGTAGCGGCGTGCGAAGAAAAGCCCGAACTAGCTGTAGTTAGATAAGACAATCTTACTCCTCTAGCAGCAACTAAGCCTGAGAGCGAATATGCCATTATAGATGGGGTGCAAATTCTTAAATATAGGATCGGATAGATGACAAATACCCAAAAATTAGAAATAAATTCGCGAGAACTGCTTAATCTCTATCTTCAGAAAGATTACAATCTCCTTTCGGAAAATTTAATCGGTATTCTCGAACATTTTGAAAATATTACCTACTTTGAACTCGGAGCAGATGCACAGTATTTTATCAATGTTTTTGTCAAGAATTTTTTATACTTATTTACTCAGCCGGATTACTTTCTGAATGAAAAACACGCAGCGAGATTTATTCGCTTGAATACGACAATTGCTAATTTAGTAGCTATGTCGAGTTTTCAGACAACCGATGCTTCTCTGGAAGTATTAAAAAGTCAGCCTCACAACTTCGCAAAAATTTTAGCTTTATACTCGGCTCGCAATACAGTGAGGATCGAGCCGCAAATTTTATTTCAAGCCTATCCTAGTTTTGCTTGTCTGTGGTATTCGCATTTCTGCGAACTTTATCGCTCGGCTTTAGTTAACAAAAAAGCTTATCAAAATCTCCGGGAACATTTGACATTCATCGATGAAAAATTAACAGATTTTCATAACATTGCCGACGTTTACTATGGAGCAACATTTATTGGAGCTTCGCGCGATCGCCAGCTCAAGCAGCAGCTTAATAGTTCGATCAGAAAAAGTCCTTTCGCTAGAAATGTCACGATTGCTAACAATCCTAATGCGAAAAAAATTGCCATTATTACCGCCAAATGGTTTCCGGAAAATCCAGTTTATCAGGTTCTTTCTTTATTTGTAGAATCTTTAGCCGCAGATTATGAACTTACTTTAATTCACTTAGGTACGCCAAGGGAAAATTTAGCTACGGCTGTGTTTAAAGAAGTTAAATATGTAGACTTTAAAGATGGTTCATTAAATCTAGAGCAAATTCGGGAAAATGACTTTATGGCAGTATTTTATCCGGATATGGGGCTGAGTGCAGAAAGTATTTTACTTTCCAATTTAAGACTTGCTCCCATCCAAATTTGCGGTCATGGTTTTCCGGTAAGTACCTATGGTTCGCAAGTCGATTATTTTATCAGTGGAGCAGATGTAGAAATTTCTGAAGGTGCAGAAGAAAACTATTCCGAAAGATTAGTGTTGTTACCAGGTTTGGGAATTATTAATCAACCACCCAACTACGAGCCGAAAAATCCAGCTAAAAAGAACAAAGAATTTATCATCAATTGTTCTTGGTCATCAGAAAAAGTTAATTATCCGATGCTGTCGTTATTAAGTGAAATTATCCGCCAGTCAAAAAGAAAAATTTTCTTTCGCTTTTTTACAAGTGGTGTCGATACCCTGGCTCGAAAAAATGGTTTTATTCCCTTTAAACAAGACTTGGAATCCTTGTTAGGAAAAGACCGCTTTGAGATTATTCCCGCTAAACCTTATGAAGAGTATATGGAGTTGATGGAGTTAGGAGATATTAGTCTCGACTCCTACCATTTTGGCGGTTATAATACCGTGAAAGAAAGCTTGTATTTGCGTCAGCCAATTGTGACTTTTGAAGGTAATAAATGGTACAATCGGATTGGTTCGCAAATGCTGAGAGCGATTGGTTTAGAAGAATTGATTGCTACAAGTGCGCGAGAATATATGCGCTTGACTTTAAGATTAATTCATGAAGATCCTTATCGGACTATTATTCAGCAAAAACTGCATCAAGTTAATTTAGACGAGACAATTTTTAGTAGCGAGAGCAAAATTTACTTGAAAAAAGCGATTGATTTGCTGATTGAAAAGCACTCGCAGCTACAAGCAGAAAACTCGCAAAAACCAATTAAAATTGGATAGCAGTATTTCTGGAAAAATGACTTGCAAACCCCCGGATTGGGGGGTTATTTTTGGCGATCGCCAGTCCGTAGCTACAGATTTAAGAAAAAATGCTAGCCTAAAATTCAAGAACTATTGCTGTGGAAAAATTGAGAACTTGACGATGATCTCCTTACCTGGCTACCGTATTGTCGCCCAAATCTGTGAGAGCAGCAACTCTCTAGTTTACCGAGGTATCCGCGAGGAAGACAATCGCCGCGCGATCCTCAAACTACTCAAAGCCGAATATCCAACTCAGCAAGATTTAACTCGCTACAGGCAAGAATATCAAATTCTCAGTAAGCTCAACATTGACGGCGTAATCAAAGCCTACAATTTGATCCCCTATCAACGCAGTTTAGTTATCGTCCTCGAAGACTTTGGGGGTATAGCCTTAAAACAATGGATCGGATCTCGCCAACGACAACAGCATCCTTTGTCCCTAGCAGAAATCCTCGATCTTGGCGTTAAAATTACTGAAATTATCGCTAATTTGCACAATAAAAACGTTATTCATAAAGATATAAATCCAGGCAATATTGTTATTAATCCCGAAACTCGTAATTTAGAAATTATTGATTTTGGCTTAGCTTCAATCTTAACCCGCGAACAACCAACCTTAAAAAGTCCCAATCTTTTAGAAGGAACTTTAGCCTATATCTCCCCAGAACAAACCGGACGGATGAATCGCTATTTAGATTACCGCAGTGACTTTTATTCTCTGGGTGTTACTCTCTACGAACTACTTACAGGCAGCTTACCTTTTCCCACAACTAATGCTCTTGAATTAGTTCATTGTCACATCGCTAAACAACCAATCCCTCCCCATAAAATTAAACCAGAAATTCCCTCCATTGTCTCCGAAATAGTCATGAAACTTATGGCAAAAAACGCCGAAGACAGATATCAAAGTGCTTGGGGAATTCAATCAGATTTAGCAATTTGCTTACTTCAGTTAGAAGCAACCGGAGAAATCGAAGACATCATCCCTGGTGAAAATGACGTTTCTAATAAATTTCAAATTCAACAAAAACTTTACGGGAGAGAAAAAGAAACTGCGACTTTACTAACAGCATTTGAACAAATAATCACTGAAAAAAATTCAGTTAAAATGCTCCTAGTCTCAGGCGATACTGGTATGGGAACTTCTTCTTTAGTTGCCCAAATTCATAAACCAATCACCGAAAAACAAGGCTATTTTATAACAGGTAAATTCGATCGCTCCCAGCATAATCTTCCCTACTCTGCCTTCATCGATGCTTTACGAGGATTAAGCGAACAACTTTTAACCGAAAGTGAAGACAAACTACAAGCATGGCGAGAGCAAATTTTAGCAGCTTTGGGGGCTAACTCCCAGCTAATTATTGATGTAATTCCTGAAATAGAATTAATTATCGGCAAGCAAGAAAAAATTGCTGAATTAAGCGCCAGCGAATCCCAAAATCGCTTTAATCTGGCTCTAAAAAATTTGCTTTATGTCTTTTGTGCTTGCGAAATCCCTTTAGTTATTTTTCTAGACGAACTTCACTGGGCAGACTCAGCTAGTTTACAATTGCTTCAATTAATTATAACTGATGAGAAAACCAAAAATGTATTAATTATTGGCGCATATCCCGAAGGCGAACTAAGTTTAACTCATCCTTTAAATACTGTCATTCAAGAGTTACATCAACAAAATATAACCATAGAGAAAATTAGTTTAGCACCTTTAAGTTTAGAAGATATTAGCCAACTGATTGCCGATACCTTACACAGTGACACGAAGTCAGTTAAATCTTTGGCAAAATTAGTCTTGCAAAAAACTAGCGGGAATCCTTTCTTTATTAACGAATTCTTGAAAACTCTTTACACTGAAAAGTTAATTACTTTTGATTTTGATTGTTTAAGCTGGCAGTGGAATCTTGCTGAAATCGAGGCAATGCACGTCACGGATAATGTCGTGGATTTAATGATTAGTAAAATGAAGAAACTGCCTCTGTCTACTCAGCAAGTTGTACGCTTGGCGGCTTGTATCGGTGCAGAATTTGACTTAGATACGTTAGCAATTATCTGTGACAAATCAGCCTCAGAAATTTCTCAAGCGTTAACGGTAGCAGTTGAAGCAGGGTTAATTTTGCCCACTTCAGACTTAAACGAACAATTACTAGCTACTAATTATAAATTTGTCCACGAACGCATTCAACAAGCGGCTTATGCTTTAATCGATAAATCGGTGGAAAAAGTTATTCGCTTGCAAATAGGTCGCTTACTTTTAAGTCGCGTTTCCTTGGAGGAATTATCAGAAAAATTATTTACTATTATTGAGGGAATTAATCTAGGAATTGAGCTTATTACTGACAGAGAAGAAAAAAATACAATTGCCAAGCTGAATTTACAAATCGCTCAAAAAGCGAAGGCAGCGACAGCTTATGCTACTGCTCTTCAATATATTACTGTTGCTCTGAAAATTTTACCAGCAGATAGCTGGCAGAGTCAGTATGAATTTTGTTTTCGCCTGTATAAAGAACGAGCTGAACTGGAATATTTAAATGGTAATTTTCAAGCTTCACGGGAGTTAATTGAGTATTTGTTAGCGCAAGCGAGAACTTCAGTAGAACAGGTAGAAATATACCAATTACCGATCGTACAATATAATAGTTGTTTTGCCTATGCTGAAGCAATTGAAGCTGGACGTAAAGCTTTACAATTATTAGGAATTGAGTTGCCAGAAACTGATTTAGAAACTGCTTTAGCCGCAGAAATAAAACTGGTGAAAGAAAACTTGAGCCGTCGCGCTAGTTCTACTGCTTTAATCGCGCCATCTACTTCGATATCAAAAGAGCAAAAAGTGGTAATGAGAATTTTTAATTCTTTAGTGCCGCCAACATTTATGTCTTGTCAACAATTATTCTTTTTTATCAGTGCTAAAGCAGTTAATTTATCTTTAGAATACGGTAACGTAGCCGAATCTGCTTATATGTATGCCTGCTACGGTATTGTCCAATGTGTTTATCAAGATTACCAAGCTGCTTATGAGTTTGG
This genomic interval from Oscillatoria salina IIICB1 contains the following:
- a CDS encoding phthiocerol/phthiodiolone dimycocerosyl transferase family protein, giving the protein MTNRKLVSIEQGMEILNQVASSFNIVTISRIKGFFSGEILRQALDLLQSRHERLNYHIVGSSDNLSFEKEGTQTIPLRVVEKLHERDWQEIVYSEQNEKIASSQCLMRVVLVLDREEKEISHLITTIHHAIADGFSNIYLHQEILTYCDKISCGEEILSVSRLPALPPVTELIAKSSELPDKLRSLLLILQLQWKRIWYRPQSLEIEKSVAFESRRSQVIFAELDAQITEKLVAICRKEKTSVQGALCAAMLLAVARKINIKNKSSAYFTCQSYVDLRDRLQPPLSKEHLAALIAPATTFHLLKPETSFWHLAREVKENLEKQIQRGDIFLIMPVLRQMVEFFLAHPQEVPVSIGVSNLGRLNISQNYRLFELEAIRFLPAQAAYSGIFTATVNTFAGKMLLNFPYSEPSLSHETMETIVNSTLSILVAACEEKPELAVVR
- a CDS encoding O-linked N-acetylglucosamine transferase family protein, giving the protein MTNTQKLEINSRELLNLYLQKDYNLLSENLIGILEHFENITYFELGADAQYFINVFVKNFLYLFTQPDYFLNEKHAARFIRLNTTIANLVAMSSFQTTDASLEVLKSQPHNFAKILALYSARNTVRIEPQILFQAYPSFACLWYSHFCELYRSALVNKKAYQNLREHLTFIDEKLTDFHNIADVYYGATFIGASRDRQLKQQLNSSIRKSPFARNVTIANNPNAKKIAIITAKWFPENPVYQVLSLFVESLAADYELTLIHLGTPRENLATAVFKEVKYVDFKDGSLNLEQIRENDFMAVFYPDMGLSAESILLSNLRLAPIQICGHGFPVSTYGSQVDYFISGADVEISEGAEENYSERLVLLPGLGIINQPPNYEPKNPAKKNKEFIINCSWSSEKVNYPMLSLLSEIIRQSKRKIFFRFFTSGVDTLARKNGFIPFKQDLESLLGKDRFEIIPAKPYEEYMELMELGDISLDSYHFGGYNTVKESLYLRQPIVTFEGNKWYNRIGSQMLRAIGLEELIATSAREYMRLTLRLIHEDPYRTIIQQKLHQVNLDETIFSSESKIYLKKAIDLLIEKHSQLQAENSQKPIKIG